From a single Solenopsis invicta isolate M01_SB chromosome 4, UNIL_Sinv_3.0, whole genome shotgun sequence genomic region:
- the LOC120357679 gene encoding uncharacterized protein LOC120357679: MICTNSLHIGLNKSLLLIVGLWPYQQSKLIQLQLTLFISVLMTFILVQFTAFFTLRCTSELIVNILASALFYIFFAIKYSSFSVNLEAVKYMLEQLQHLYNELTDENEINIIKQYAIYAKRYTIGLTLLLILMILIFILNSTWLHIFYILFSINKTRSHFSSLLVTEYFVDHEKYFYLILFHTNAAFFIGLVTMLATGSMFLVYLHYARGMFQITSYRIAEAITQNTLQNKNLIYEKLICAVDMHRRALRFSDLIISKFKLMFSLMMIIGVICLALNAFRAFHLTFFEFDIGEFSLRLMFMNSLLFYGLISNYLSQGIIDQNNNVFVSVYNIHWYIAPMQIQKIILFFLQRGSKEYAINIAGLYVASLQGVASLINTALSYFTVLYSVQN; this comes from the exons ATGATCTGTACCAATTCTTTACACATTGGTCTCAATAAAAGTTTGTTACTCATAGTTGGTCTATGGCCTTATCAGCAATCTAAACTTATTCAACTCCAATTAACGTTGTTTATTAGCGTTTTGATGACATTTATCTTAGTTCAG tttacgGCATTTTTTACTTTACGATGTACATCAGAATTAATCGTCAATATTCTTGCGtctgcattattttatattttctttgcaatTAAATATAGTTCATTTAGTGTTAACCTTGAAGCC GTAAAGTATATGTTGGAACAACTGCAACATTTGTATAATGAACTAACTGacgaaaatgaaatcaatattataaagcaATATGCGATCTATGCAAAACGTTACACTATTGGATTAACAT tgCTTCTTATATTGatgatattgatttttattttaaactcaaCTTGGTTgcacattttttacatattattttctataaataaaactcGATCACATTTTTCGTCGCTACTTGTGACAGAATACTTTGTCGATCAtgaaaaatacttttacttGATACTTTTTCATACAAATGCAGCCTTTTTTATTGGATTAGTCACAATGCTAGCAACAGGATCAATGTTCCTAGTTTACTTGCACTATGCGCGCGGAATGTTTCAAATTACCag TTATCGTATCGCAGAAGCAATTACACAAAACACTTTACAAAATAAGAATTTGATTTACGAGAAATTAATTTGTGCTGTGGATATGCATCGCAGAGCTCTGAG ATTTTCCGACTTGataatatctaaatttaaattgatgttTTCTCTTATGATGATAATTGGTGTGATCTGCTTGGCTTTAAATGCTTTTCGg GCTTTTCACTTGACATTCTTTGAATTTGATATTGGAGAATTTTCGCTACGATTAATGTTTATGAACTCTCTCTTATTTTATGGGCTTATAAGCAACTATTTATCGCAAGGAATTATagatcaaaataataatgtatttgttTCTGT ATACAACATTCACTGGTACATAGCTCCAatgcaaatacaaaaaataatactcTTCTTTTTGCAAAGGGGAAGCAAGGAATACGCTATAAATATTGCTGGATTATATGTGGCCTCATTACAAGGTGTAGCTTCG TTGATAAATACGGCATTGTCGTACTTCACGGTTCTTTATTCtgtacaaaattaa